Within the Dolichospermum compactum NIES-806 genome, the region CTCAAGTATTAATTTCATCAGTTAAATCTCTTAGAGGTTGTTTGAAAAGTGTTAGGTTGTGATTTTAGGTGTACACCGTAGCTTGCTAAGGGGAGAACTAGAGTCAAAGTCCTTCTTTTCAAGGGGGATTTAGGGGTATCTAAAAATATTTGATACACCATGAGGGACTTTTCAAACACCCTCTTATTTAATTTCGACGAATTTACCATCCTTAATTTGCACAAGAATAGATTCACCTTGACGTTCTCTTTCTTTTGTAAACTCAAGTGGATAGCCTGATGTTTCCCTGCTATCGAGCTTGACTTTTTCTAATCCTTCTAATACTGTAGTCCGTGATAGATTGTTAGATAAAACTTTAATAAAAGCCTGAGTTGCATCATAGCTAGTTGCAGTCCGCCAACTAATACCTCCTCCCCATATTTGATCTAATTTTTGGGCAAAAGGTTTAGCTTGTAATGTTTCTCTAAACCAGGGTATGACAATTATTAAACCTTCAGTATCTTTTCCGCGTCTAACTAAAGTTTCATTATTATAAAGAGTATCTCCACTGAGCATTTTTAATTGTCGTATTGGCGGACTATTTCTTAATCTCTCGTTCCTGCTGGTAATCTCTTTAGCAATCTTAATGGCAATACCAGTGCTTTGTGTATCTGGGAACAAAAACGCTGCTTCTGCTTTTTTCTCACCATATACGCTTTTAGCAACTTCTTTCTCAGCATCAAATGTAGTAGCAGTTAAATCAATCATCGGTTTACGAACTACCTCACCCCCTAATTTTTCAAATTGATTTGTGAATATTTCTCTGATACTATTACTATAGTCGCTGTTAGGATTGGCAAAAATTACTGCCTTTTTTAATTGTAAATTCTTATAAGCATATTCAGCGAGTTTTCTACCTCCATTTTGATCAGAATAAACTGCTCTAAAGAAAACTGGGTTGTTGAGTAAAATGCTAGTGCTAGTTGGTGAAATAACTGCTAATCCTGCTTTTTCATATTCTGGTAATGCAGTTTGGGTAGCATCACTAGAATTATGTCCAATTACTCCTAGTATTGAAGTATCTTTCACTAATTCTTGAGCTACTTGTTCAGCTTGATCATTGTTACTATCATTAGCAATGACTATTTCTAGTAACCTACCATTAAGTCCTTTATTTTTAGTAAATTGATCTTGTGCTTGCGCTACACCACGTAATATTTCTTGAGCATTCACAGTTTTAGTGTCCGTTGGTACGACTACTGCTAGGGTAATAGGAGAACCTGCTTCACGAGCTAGGGCATTGTTATAATAAATTACTACTTCTGGGTCATTTCTGTTTGCTTGTATAGCTTGTTTAAATAAATTAGCTGCTTGTTGATAATCGCCTTTTTGGAAAGCCCGAATACCTTGATCACGGAATCTATTAGGAGTGGTAGAAAATAAGGTTCTTTCTCCTCGACTAATTCTACTATTATCTGCTACACAAAAAACTCCAAATTCTTTCTTTTCCCCTGCTGGACAAGTTCTGAAACCTGGATAAATACCTAAACTCACAACTGCGATCGCGATGCCAGTTACCCCCCACTTCAGCCAATTTATATTTGCTATAGGAGTTTTCTTTTTAGGTGTTGTATCTTCTTCTTGAGGTAGTGGATTAGTGTTTGTCATGAAGGCATTAATTTTTTCTAGTTCTTGTTGGGCAATGTTGTTATTAGGATCAATTTCCAGTATTAACTCACACTGTTGTATTGCCTCAGTCCGTTTTTTATTAACTATCAACTTATGTATATAATTTCCTCTTGTTTGCAAAAGTCCGTTTTTGCTACGTTCTTTATCAATATTGTAAGCTCTTGTGTAAATCTCTATGGCTTGCTCAAAATTGTCATTTTTTGAATATTGTTCAGCTACGGTCAATAAAGGATCTAAAACAATATCTTGTTGATGATTAATAGAATAAAATAAATAAGCTCGGTTATACAGTTCACAGGCTTTATCGAGGGATTGAATACTTAAATCTTGAATCTTTAAATATTCTGCGGCTAAAGATTTTACAGTTTCAAAGTTATTAGGATTAAGGTGTAACGCTTGTTCATACAGATGTAATGCTCTGTCAGGGTGACTTTGTGCTACTGAATTAAGATTATTAACATCAATTTGGTTAGTGCTTTCTACATTCTTAATTTCTTGTTCTAACGGATGTTCTTTACATAACAACCGACGAACTAATTCCATTTTAACTTTACATTTTGTATCATCTAAAAATTCATATTCAACTAATTGTTCGTGTGCTTTTATCAAATATCCTGTTGACACTATTCCATATTTTTCTAATAGGGTTAGTGGTTGTTCAGGAATAGATTGATTTTCTGTAATAGCTATCTTTTGAGATTCTGCTACTGCGGAAAGAATAATTTGCTGTTCAGGAGTCAGTCCAAACCAGAAGTCTAAAGCACCTTGAGCTAGTACAATTGCTTGATCTATAATACTTTCAACATCTGTATCAGTTATCCGTAAAAACTCAGGTCTTGGGTCTCTTGTATAGTCATTGCGTGCTGTACCATAAAGAGCAAAGCAAATAACTTGAATAAAATAAGGATGTCCTGCGGATAAATTGAAAATAGCTTCTATTGCTTCTGGTTGATATGTTAAAGCTACTGTATCAGATTGAGTAATTATTTTTTTAGTATTTTCTCTATCTAAAAAACCAATTCTATGATATGGTGCTTCATGCAATAAAGAAATCAACTTTGGTAATCTTGAGATATGCCTACCTACAACTGCAATAATAAATAGTCTTTCATGTAGTTCTCGTAATAGTTCTCGTAATTGGATAATATGCCTTGCATTTGGCTCACTTAAAACATCAAATTCGTCGCAGAGAAAAACCAATTTTTTACTACCTAAGCGATCATAAATAGTTGGCAAAAATTGACTGGAGAAAACATTAGTGTCAGATTTTATATCATCTGCTAGACTATCTAAAAATTCTTCATCTATTGACAGATCCCCTAAAATTTTTTTTGCCATCCCGTGTAAAATATTTTCGAGAGGTGAACTTTCTTGAGCTTGAAAATCAAAACTAATAAAAATAAATTCATCTTCAATAGCTGCTGCAATATTTTGAGGAATAAATTTCAGTATTGAAGTCTTACCAACTCGTCGTTGTCCGTAAAATAAAATTAGTTGCACATTGTGTTGCAGACTATCATCAATCAGACTGAATATATCTTTGCGTCCAAAAAGGTTTTCAGGATCTCTAATTGGAATACCTACTACATAAGGATTTTGCATATTTCATCTTCTCACAACTTATAAATTCAATTTCACATCAATCACTTTTCATAAACTTAGTAGAGAAGTTCCATAAGACTTTCCTACTCAAAAGTTTATTTAGGAAATACTGGCGCTACTTTTGCAATCCAATCTAAGACAGACCTTACCTTCTGTGGATGATTTCCCAACCAAGTAACTACTTCTTTAACCTTCCCTACTTGTCCATGACTGATAAGATTGAGAAATTCTTTTTCTCTATCTTTAATTAAAGTATTTGATGTCTTCAAAATTTCCTCTGTCACCCATTTTTTCATCAGTGATGAGGTGAAAGAGTAAAACGTTCCTGTATCCGTAGAACTGGAAGTAATTACACCCCTATCTTCTAATGTACTTAACCAGCGTCTATGTTGGGTAAGAATACGTCCTATACCATCCAAATTAAATTGAATCTCCTCTATATGACCTCCCATATCTAACAAAGCTATTAGCATTAATAAGGCTTGGTCTATTTCATTACATCTGTCCCAAATGGTTTGAAAAATTTGTTGCGTATCTCTTTCAAAACCCTTAGCAAATGTGTCAATATCGGGCTTTGCCCCGGCTTGTATCTGTCCCCATAGCAAGAAACTAGCAGTTTGTACTAAAGTCGGATGTCCACCTGTAATATTGATAATTTCGCCCCGTAACATTGGTGGTCTAATTATTGTCAATAGTTTAACCAACTCACTCGTAGTAAATAGTTTCAGAGATTGAAATAAGTAGTGATTGTACCAAGGAGAAGCATTAGGATTAGGTTTAGGACCACAATCAGGTTGACTCAGGGGTTGAAGTGAGGTAACAATCATGGATAGATATTGACTTTCTTCTGCATGAACAGCCAAGTTACGACATTGGGCTAAAAATGTTACCATTTCCGCTTCTGTGTATTGATCATTGCTTACTAAAGCTGCGTCTAAATCATCTACCAACAACAATAAAAATTTACCTTTTCTCCCTAATCTCCGTAGTGCTTGGCGTAAACTATCATTTGTAACTGTTTGTTCAAGTAAGGGTTTAATTTCCGCTTGTAATTGCGGTTCGCTGTCTAATTGATCACACAGCATAGTTAAGACCTCGCGCCAAAAACCAGCAGGAGTGAAGGGAATGATGTTTTCGCAGCTAAGTAAAATAATGACAACCTTAGATGGATCTATACCATGTTCTCGCAATGCTTGTTCAGAAGCAAGTTTCCGCAAAAATGAGGTTTTACCCATTCCCGGTCCACCCCAAATGGCACAATGACTGCGCTTATAGATTAGGTCAAAGGCAAAGTTAACTTCTGATGTGCGGCCTACAAAATGTTCTGGAGGAACTGGTTTACCTGGAAAAAAGGGATTGGCCATGGTGAATTTGAATAGTTCGATAAATTAAAATTTTTGGAACAATATAATATCAGTAGTGTACTTGTTTTATCTCTTAGAAGCAATATGCAATCTGAATTTAATTTCTTTCAGCACTGGTATCCACTCGTACCTATAGAAGACTTGGAACCGCAAAAACCTAAACCCATCACCTTATTAGGAAAAAGATTAGTAATTTGGAAACCCAGTAACTCAGAAACATATCGGGTATTTTTAGATCAATGTCCCCACCGTCTCGCACCATTAAGCGAAGGTAGAATAGAAACTAAAACAGGTAACTTAATGTGTAGTTATCACGGTTGGGAATTTAATGAAAATGGCATTTGTCAGCGTGTTCCCCAAGCAGAAAACCCAGAAATTATCGCTAAAAATCAAGAAAATTTTTGTGTTGTTTCCTTTCCTGTTCGTCAACAACAGGAACTACTTTGGGTGTGGCCAGATCAAAAAACAGCAGCAATAGCTGAAAATACACCTTTACCTTTATCACCCCAAATAGATGCAGAGAAAGGATTTGTGTGGTCGAATTATGTTCGAGATTTGGAATACGATTGGCAAACATTAATAGAAAATGTAGCAGATCCTAGTCATGTTCCTTTTTCTCATCATGGAGTTCAAGGTAATAGAGAAAAAGCTAGACCTATAGCTCTTAATATAGTCAAATCAACCATTAATTTAATTGAAGTAAATATCGAAAGGGGAGTCCCCACAACTATTACATTTGAACCACCTTGTAGATTAGAATATACAATTGAGCTTGGTAATACTGGCAAAAAATTAGGTTTACTGGTTTATGCTATTCCTGTATCTCCTGGTAAATCAAGAATAGTTGCTCAATTTTCTCGCAACTTTGCTAAGACCTTAAATCGCTTAATACCTCGTTGGTGGGATCATATTCATGAAAGAAATCTAGTATTAGATGGGGATATGATGCTACTAAATCAGCAAGAGTATTTATTACAGAAGAAACAATTACATGAAAGTTGGAAAACTGCTTATAAATTANNNNNNNNNNNNNNNNNNNNNNNNNNNNNNNNNNNNNNNNNNNNNNNNNNNNNNNNNNNNNNNNNNNNNNNNNNNNNNNNNNNNNNNNNNNNNNNNNNNNNNNNNNNNNNNNNNNNNNNNNNNNNNNNNNNNNNNNNNNNNNNNNNNNNNNNNNNNNNNNNNNNNNNNNNNNNNNNNNNNNNNNNNNNNNNNNNNNNNNNNNNNNNNNNNNNNNNNNNNNNNNNNNNNNNNNNNNNNNTTAGTGTGACACTTGCGTAAGTCCTATTACCGACAAATGCTGATAAATTAGTCATTGAATTTCGCAATTGGTTTGATAAATATTGTCAAGGTAAATTACCTTGGCATGAAGTAGGAATTAATGTGAGTGAACCTACACCTATTAATGATAATCATGCTGAAATGTTGGATAGATATAAACAACATACTCAACATTGTAGTAGTTGTCGAACAGCGGTTAAAAATCTAGAACGGTTGCAAATAGGACTTTTAGCATATTTTGTAATTATTATATCTGGAGTTGCTGTATTACCTGATCATTGGCGGTTACAGCTAGGTTTACCATTGGTAATTACTGCACTTTTAGGTTTAGGTGCTTACAGTTGGCTAAAATTTTCGCTCATTCCTAAATTCTACTTTGTAGATTATATCCATGCTGAAAAATAAACAATTAAAAAATAAAGAATGAATCAATAATAAACTCTTAGCAATCACCCATTACCCATTACCAATTACTAAAGCTTCAATTCCAAACGTTGAAAATCTTGCTGAATTTCAGACCATAAAGCTTTATTGTATGGGTCAGTTTTTAAGGCTTTTTTCAGATAAATTTTGGCTTTTGGGAGTTGTTTTTCCGTAATTAAGGCTCGTCCCCAGATTTGATAAGCGATCGCTAACCATTGTCGCACCTCCCCATCCTCCGGTAAACGCGCCAGTAAAGCCTCTGCTAGAGCGATCGCCTGGGGAAACCGTTTTTCCAGCAAAAATCGCTGTAACTGCTCATAAGTCTTCCACTTTAACCGCTCTTCAATCTCCTCCAAATTTGGTGGATGAGGTGTAACCATTGTTTTTGGTGCTGCTGGTTGAGTTTGCACTTCTGTAGCGCTAGAAACATGAGTTTTCACCGCACTACTCCTTGGCTTAATTTCCTCCGGTGGTAAAACCGCTTGGAGAAACTTATAAGCCTCAGTCACCGCAATAAACTTATCTTTCGCTTTGAGATCATCTGGGTTGATATCAGGATGATATTGCTGAACCAATCTGCGATAGGACGCTTTAACATCAGCAAAAGAAACTCCCGACCTTAAACCTAATATCCGGTAATAATCTTCAAGATCCATGTTGCTTCGTTTGACTTCAATTCAAAATTCAAAACTAAAAATTCAAAACGAAAAACTCAGACTTTTGAACCTTACATCTTGAATTTTGAATCATTTTCCCCTATTTAAATACGTTCTTCAATCACACGATCAATTAAACCGTATTCCTTAGCTTCTTGAGCAGACATAAAAAAGTCACGATTCATGTCTTTCTCAATTTTCTCTAAAGATTGACCAGTATTATCAACATAAATTTGATTTAACTGGTGACGAAGCCGCAAAATCTCCTTAGCCTCAATAGCGATATCGCTGGCCTGACCACGAGTTCCACCAGAAGGTTGATGAATCATAATTCGAGAATGAGGTAGAGCCATCCGCTTCCCCTTTGTCCCCGCAGCCAACAGAAAAGATCCCATAGAAGCAGCCAGACCAACACAAATTGTCACCACCTCAGACTTAATGTGTTGCATAGTGTCGTAAATCGCCAATCCCGCCGTTACCGAACCACCGGGAGAATTGATATACAAATAAATTGGCTTAGTTTGATCATCGGAATCTAAATAGAGCAAATAAGCGACAATCGCATTAGCGATACCATCATCTACTTCCTCCGTCAAAAAAATAATGCGCTCCCGAAATAGACGATCTTCGAGATCGATCCATTGTTCATAAGTGCTACCTGGGAGACGATAAGGAACTTTGGGAATACCAATAGGCATAGGACAATTTTAGTGAAGACTATGAAAATAGAACTGGAGAATTTCCGTCAAAGTTGAAAAGCCAGAATCCAAAATAGAGATTAAGCTCAAATAGAGCTTGGCAAACTCTTTGTACTTTCTAGCACCCGATCAATTAGTCCGTATTCCTGCGCTTCCTGGGGAGTCATATAGAAAATACGTTCACTATCTTTCGAGATTTTTTCGGCTGTTTGTCCCGTATTTTGGGAAAAAATATCAAAAAGTATGTTTTTTTTCTGCAACACCTCTTCCGCATTCACTTGAATATCTGTTGCTTGACCCTGAGTAGCTACACTAAACTGAGTCAGAGCAATATTGGCATGAGGTAAACTGAATCTTTTTCCCTTTGTCCCAGATGATAGAATCAATGCTGCCATACCCACCGCTTGACCCAAACAGATAGTAACAATTTCTGACTTGATGTACTGGATTGTGTCATAAACCGACAAACAAGCCCTAATTGACATCATTCCCAAAGTTTCATCCATACCAGCCAACACAGGATCACCCAAAGAATTGATATAAAGGTAGATTGGTTTACTCTGATCCTCCGACTCCAGATATAACATGGCAGACATCAGGGAATTAGCCAGAGTCGTATTCAGTGGACGATTCAAGAAAAGAATCCGCTCCTGCGCCATTCGTTGATCAATACTGACCCACTGCCACTGGTTACCACCAGGAATGTTATAAGGAACTTTTAGTGATGAATCAACAGCCATAGGGATAATTAGAAGAAATTAGAGATGATGAGAACCGATTTAACGTGAGTTCGGTGTTAGGAGTTCGGAGTTCGGAGTTCAGTTTTATGATTTTTCAACGAGAGAATAAGGGTTTGAGACTCCTACTTGGGGTGAGTTTTCCACAAATTATCGTTATGTCGAACTCACGTCAATTTAAGCAATCATTGGTAAAGGTTTCGGCAGATCCTTCATGCTTTCGAGAACGCGATCAATCAATCCGTATTCCTTGGCTTGTTGGGGAGTCAAATAAAACATCCGCTCAGTGTCCTTCGCAATCTTTTCAGGAGACTGTCCAGTGTTTTGAGAGAAAATATCCAAGATAGCCGTTTTGTTGGCTAAGACTTCCTTGGCGTAAATTTGAATATCTGTTGCTTGACCTCTAGTCCCACTGCGAGGTTGATTCAGGACAATAGTGGCATGAGGTAGACTAGCTCTCTGACCCTTAGTTCCGGCAGATAGAATCAGCGCTGCTGTTCCCAATGCCTGACCAATGCAAATTGTATGTACGGGTGTTTTGATATAGTTAATAGTATCACAGATAGCAAAAGCTTCCGTTTCGTAGCCGATCGCATCCCCTGTGTACCAAGATGTCCCCGTTGAATTGATGTAAAAGAAAATTGGCTTGTCTGGATTGTCAAATTTCAGATAAAGCAACTGAGCAATAATTAGCTTGGTTACATCAACGCCCATTTGCCGTTTGTATTCATCTGCTGAAACTAAAGGCATTCCCAGATAGACAATTCGTTCTTTTAAAAGTAGAGAAGCTAAATCTGGTGGCGGTGTCCGGTAGGAACTGTCGCCGTAGTAAGAAGCTTGAACTGACTTGATGGGGGAATTTTCCATAGCAACTGATGATCTGAGATTATGCCGTTAATGTATTACATCCTAGCGCGATGCTCACCCAATTTAGGGTGCGGATTTCTCCCTGATAGGGAAAAAAGCTAGATTTTAGAATATTTTGTTCTTAATTACCTTTAATTCCTAAGACAACACAATTTAAAATGTTGTGACATCAGGTATACGTTTTCAAATATATAGCATCTGAATGATAAACGCTATATCTATAATTAAAAAATTGGTTGTAAATCTAAAATAAATCCTGGTAATACATCTTCTCCAGATAAACTTGTAGGAGATTCTAGAATTTCTGTTTCCTGATTTGGACGATATATTTCTACTTGTTGATTTTTAGGATTAATTAACCAACCTAACCGCAAACCATTGGCGATATATTCTCGCATTTTAGCTTGAGTATCTGCTAAATCATCGCTTTCAGAAACCAACTCAATCACAAAATCAGGACATAAAGGCAAGAACCTTTTTCTTTGTTCTGGTGTGAGTGCATTCCATCTTTCTATCTTAATCCAAGACACATCAGGAGAACGGGTAGCACCATTAGGTAATTTAAAACCTGTAGAAGAATCAAAAGCTTTTCCTAAACCATTTTGGCGATTCCAATATCCTAAATCCAGACACATTTCAAAATTTCTATTTCCCGTTTCTCCTCCTGTTGGTGACATGATACTTAATTCTCCTTGAGCCGATAATTCTAAACGTAAATCTTTATTAGCAGCAACCACTTCCACAAATTTATCATCTGTGAATTTGAGTGATTGTGGTATTTGTAAAGTTATAGCAGTCATGATTCATACCTCGTGACTAATCTCTATTTATTTCCTCGTTCCCTCGTTCCCAGTCTCCGACTGGGAATGCTGTCCGGGAGGTTCTACCTACCATTTTAACGATATTTTCAGAACAGGGCGGTTAGAAACCGCTTATACACGAATGAAATCCACCTGCGTGGGTTAAAGTTAAATTCCAAATTTCTTTTAGTTCACGTAGCGTTCTGAAGGAATAGGTGGACTTTGGTTGTATAGCCGCGAATTATATTCGCCCAAAACTTGTTTTTCTATTATTAAAGCAAGCGATAAATAACTGCTCCGGTAGATTCGTGATTAGCCATTTCCATTAATCCATCAGCACAAATAGTCTCAAGAATGGAGCGAACTTCTGAAGTAGGTTTGCTAAGTTCAATAACTGCATCAGTCATGGATATACTTCCACCTTTATTTTGAGCTAATTTTAAAAGAGCAACAATATCATTTTGCTTGGATATTGCAGGTGTTATTGCTCCTTGGGAAACCTGTTGCGGTGGTAGTTGAATACTAGAAAGATCAGAACCTGATCCTGGTATTTGTCCTGTAACTTGTCCACCAAGATTAACCACAACAGTTTGGGTATTGGATTGATTATTGTTTTGATTACCACCGTGTAATGCCAAATATTTCAGGGTTTTCTCATCCACCATTGCAGGAATTAGTGCCAAATCTATAAGCTGACCAAAACCAAACAAACCCCAGGTAAAAAGATAGATAAGACCTGATAGTGGTTTACCAGCATAAAAACGATGAATACCACCCAATCCTAAACACCAGAGTAGCCAAAGCAAATAAGCAGTGCTTTTATTAATCATGATTGATAGTAAGTGTATGTAGTCTAGAAACAAAAATAGCACATTAAGACTTAGATTTGATTCTGAAATCCGTATTTTTCGGGGTTGCACTTGTAAAATCAACATCCTAAAAACTTGTGCTGCGTCTAGCTGCAAAAGCAATGGTAAATGATCGAAGCGAAGCGTCTTTTTATCTCTAATTAAACTATGCCAGCCTATATAAGTAATAAAAAGCACGAAAACTCTGGCGAACATTTTAGATAACGCATATTTCATAAAATTATTTTCCGTAGTATAGAGGATGCCATTTGAAGCTATTTATAAAATTGTGTATGTCTGAGACTAGATAGGAAATTGAAATTATGAAAGTTAATTTACAACTGGCTTTAAATGATGCAGGTATTGACGCAAATCAAACCAGCACTCAACGTCAATTAGCAATATCCGTTTCTGCTGGTGGTGAAACTGTGGATCGGACTGTGCCATTGAACTTATGCTTAATTCTCGATCATAGCGGTTCAATGCAAGGAAAATCCCTAGAAACGGTGAAAAATGCCGCTTGTTTGTTAGTAGATCGTCTGAGTCCTGAAGATCGTCTGAGTGTGGTTGTTTTTGACCACCGGGCCAAGGTTTTAGTCCCCAATCAATTAATTACAGATCGCCAACATATCAAAAAGCAAATTAAACAACTTACCGCTGATGGGGGAACTGCTATTGATGAGGGTTTACGGTTGGGAATTGAGGAATTAGCCAAAGGTAAACATGATACAGTTTCCCAAGCATTTTTACTGACTGATGGGGAAAATGAACATGGTGATAACGATCGCTGTTTGAAATTTTCCCAATTAGCCGCCAGCTATAATTTAACTCTAAATACATTGGGATTTGGTGACAATTGGAATGATAAAGTTTTAGAAAAAATCGCTGATGCTGGCATGGGTACAATGTCTTATATTCAACACCCAGATCAGGCTGTATCGGAATTTGGGCGGTTGTTTAGTCGAATGCAAACAGTGGGGTTGACCAATGCTCAACTATTATTATCTTTAATGCCTAATGTCCGACTGGCAGAACTCAAACCCATTGCCCAAGTGTCTCCAGATACCATTGAGTTACCAGTACAACCCGAAAGCGATGGCCGCTTGGTGGTGAGATTGGGCGATTTAATGAAAGACTCCGAACGGGTAGTTTTAGTTAATATTTATGTGGGACAGTTGCCAGAAGGTAAACAGGCGATCGCTAATGTTCAAGTCCGCTACGATGACCCCGCCCATAACCAAATCGGACTATACTCCCCCAATCTACCAATTTATGCTCATGTCACCAGGGAATACCAACCAGCACCAAATCCCCAGGTACAACGGTCAGTTTTAGCTTTAGCCAAATATCGCCAAACCCAGTTAGCCGAAACGAAATTACAACAGGGTGATCGGGCTGGTGCAGCAACGATGTTACAAACTGCGGCAAAAACTGCGCTGCAAATGGGCGATGCTAGTGCAGCAACGGTATTACAAGTTTCCGCCACCCACCTACAAGCTGGGGAAGAGTTATCAGAAAGCGATCGCAAAAAAACCAGAATTGTCTCAAAAACTGTTTTGCAAGATGCTTCCCCTCAATGAAAGTTCAACTAACATCGGCTCTAAATGATACCAACGTTGATGCTGCCCAACAAAGCAATCAACGGCAACTCTCAATTTCTATTTCCGCCATTCCTGCTGAATTTGAACAAAGTTTACCCTTGAATCTCTGCTTGATTCTCGATCAAAGTGGTTCTATGTCCGGTGAACCCCTGAATATCGTCATTCAAGCAGTTGAGCAATTATTGGATCAATTAAAAGTTGGTGACAGGATTTCCATCATCGGTTTTGCTGGCACGTCTGGAGTCATTATCCCCAACCAAATCATCCAAGATATTGAAAGCATCAAAACCCAGTTAAGAGCCAAGCTAAAGGCTGCTGGCGGGACTGTCATCGCCGAAGGTTTATCCTTGGGGATTACAGAACTACTCAAAGGCACAAAAGGGGCGGTTTCCCAAGCCTTCTTACTCACAGATGGTCATGGGGATAACGGGTTACAGATTTGGAAATGGCAAATTGGACCAAATGACAATAAACGTTGTTTGCAACTTGCCAAAAAAGCCGCTAAACTCAACCTGACAATTAACACTCTGGGTTTTGGTGATGACTGGAATCCAGATTTATTGGAAAAGATTGCTGATGCTGGGGGTGGTACTTTAGCTTACATCGAGAACCCAGAACAAGCTGTAACTCAATTTGCCCGGCTGTTTCGGCGGGTACAGTCGGTGGGATTAACAAATGCCCATTTACTTCTATCTTTAGTACCTGCTGTCCGTCTGGCGGAACTCAAACCTGTTGCCCAAGTTGTTCCAGATACCATTGAATTAGCAGTAGAAACCGATTCTAATGGGACTTTAATAGTGCGGTTAGGGGATTTGATGAAGGATAGCGAACGGGTTGTTTTAGCGAATATTTATCTGGGACAATTGCCAGAAGGGAAACAAGTCATTGGTCATATTCAAATTCGCTATGATGACCCATCGTTGAATAAAGAGGGTTTACTTTCTCCCTTAGTGCCAATATATGCCAATTTTACCAAGAGTTATGAACCTGCTCTCAATTCCCAGGTGCTAAACTCGATTCTGCTTTTGGCTAAATATCGGCAAACTCAATTAGCTGAGGCAAAATTAGAACTAGGCGATCGCCTTGGTGCTGCCACAATGTTACAAACTGCTGCTAATACAGCCTTACAAATCGGTGATACCTGTGCAGCCACTGTGTTACAAGTTTCGGCAACTCGCTTACAAGCCGGTGAAGAGTTATCGGAGAGCGATCGCAAGAAGACAAGAATGGCATCCAAGACTATTTTGAAAGAATAGCTGTAGGGTAGGTCTTTTGGCCTACCTGATCCAATTTTCGGCAATTTTCGAGCCAGCGATCGCTCTAAAATCAGTATAAACATCCGCCATATCAGATTTTATTGAATTTGTACACACCTTATAGGC harbors:
- a CDS encoding ABC transporter substrate-binding protein; its protein translation is MQNPYVVGIPIRDPENLFGRKDIFSLIDDSLQHNVQLILFYGQRRVGKTSILKFIPQNIAAAIEDEFIFISFDFQAQESSPLENILHGMAKKILGDLSIDEEFLDSLADDIKSDTNVFSSQFLPTIYDRLGSKKLVFLCDEFDVLSEPNARHIIQLRELLRELHERLFIIAVVGRHISRLPKLISLLHEAPYHRIGFLDRENTKKIITQSDTVALTYQPEAIEAIFNLSAGHPYFIQVICFALYGTARNDYTRDPRPEFLRITDTDVESIIDQAIVLAQGALDFWFGLTPEQQIILSAVAESQKIAITENQSIPEQPLTLLEKYGIVSTGYLIKAHEQLVEYEFLDDTKCKVKMELVRRLLCKEHPLEQEIKNVESTNQIDVNNLNSVAQSHPDRALHLYEQALHLNPNNFETVKSLAAEYLKIQDLSIQSLDKACELYNRAYLFYSINHQQDIVLDPLLTVAEQYSKNDNFEQAIEIYTRAYNIDKERSKNGLLQTRGNYIHKLIVNKKRTEAIQQCELILEIDPNNNIAQQELEKINAFMTNTNPLPQEEDTTPKKKTPIANINWLKWGVTGIAIAVVSLGIYPGFRTCPAGEKKEFGVFCVADNSRISRGERTLFSTTPNRFRDQGIRAFQKGDYQQAANLFKQAIQANRNDPEVVIYYNNALAREAGSPITLAVVVPTDTKTVNAQEILRGVAQAQDQFTKNKGLNGRLLEIVIANDSNNDQAEQVAQELVKDTSILGVIGHNSSDATQTALPEYEKAGLAVISPTSTSILLNNPVFFRAVYSDQNGGRKLAEYAYKNLQLKKAVIFANPNSDYSNSIREIFTNQFEKLGGEVVRKPMIDLTATTFDAEKEVAKSVYGEKKAEAAFLFPDTQSTGIAIKIAKEITSRNERLRNSPPIRQLKMLSGDTLYNNETLVRRGKDTEGLIIVIPWFRETLQAKPFAQKLDQIWGGGISWRTATSYDATQAFIKVLSNNLSRTTVLEGLEKVKLDSRETSGYPLEFTKERERQGESILVQIKDGKFVEIK
- a CDS encoding AAA family ATPase, which produces MANPFFPGKPVPPEHFVGRTSEVNFAFDLIYKRSHCAIWGGPGMGKTSFLRKLASEQALREHGIDPSKVVIILLSCENIIPFTPAGFWREVLTMLCDQLDSEPQLQAEIKPLLEQTVTNDSLRQALRRLGRKGKFLLLLVDDLDAALVSNDQYTEAEMVTFLAQCRNLAVHAEESQYLSMIVTSLQPLSQPDCGPKPNPNASPWYNHYLFQSLKLFTTSELVKLLTIIRPPMLRGEIINITGGHPTLVQTASFLLWGQIQAGAKPDIDTFAKGFERDTQQIFQTIWDRCNEIDQALLMLIALLDMGGHIEEIQFNLDGIGRILTQHRRWLSTLEDRGVITSSSTDTGTFYSFTSSLMKKWVTEEILKTSNTLIKDREKEFLNLISHGQVGKVKEVVTWLGNHPQKVRSVLDWIAKVAPVFPK
- a CDS encoding aromatic ring-hydroxylating dioxygenase subunit alpha, with the translated sequence MQSEFNFFQHWYPLVPIEDLEPQKPKPITLLGKRLVIWKPSNSETYRVFLDQCPHRLAPLSEGRIETKTGNLMCSYHGWEFNENGICQRVPQAENPEIIAKNQENFCVVSFPVRQQQELLWVWPDQKTAAIAENTPLPLSPQIDAEKGFVWSNYVRDLEYDWQTLIENVADPSHVPFSHHGVQGNREKARPIALNIVKSTINLIEVNIERGVPTTITFEPPCRLEYTIELGNTGKKLGLLVYAIPVSPGKSRIVAQFSRNFAKTLNRLIPRWWDHIHERNLVLDGDMMLLNQQEYLLQKKQLHESWKTAYKL
- a CDS encoding J domain-containing protein, with the protein product MDLEDYYRILGLRSGVSFADVKASYRRLVQQYHPDINPDDLKAKDKFIAVTEAYKFLQAVLPPEEIKPRSSAVKTHVSSATEVQTQPAAPKTMVTPHPPNLEEIEERLKWKTYEQLQRFLLEKRFPQAIALAEALLARLPEDGEVRQWLAIAYQIWGRALITEKQLPKAKIYLKKALKTDPYNKALWSEIQQDFQRLELKL